A single region of the Changchengzhania lutea genome encodes:
- a CDS encoding OB-fold protein, whose amino-acid sequence MKKKWFILIILILLAIVSYNYIYKNHRDIANETSHFKLTAADISSEFAINPTNSEIKYLNKTIEVTGTITNLNPNNLTLNNKVFCQFSNRIQKTLSNNSQIKVKGRFIGYDDLLEEIKLDQCTIIQ is encoded by the coding sequence ATGAAAAAAAAATGGTTTATATTAATAATACTAATCCTTCTAGCTATTGTAAGCTACAATTATATTTATAAAAACCATCGTGACATAGCTAATGAAACATCTCATTTTAAACTAACAGCAGCAGATATATCAAGCGAATTTGCAATAAACCCAACAAATTCTGAAATCAAATACCTCAACAAAACCATAGAAGTAACAGGTACAATAACAAACCTAAACCCCAACAATCTTACCTTAAATAATAAGGTGTTTTGCCAATTTTCAAATCGCATTCAAAAAACACTATCAAACAATTCCCAAATCAAAGTTAAAGGACGTTTTATAGGCTATGACGATTTATTAGAAGAAATCAAATTAGACCAATGTACTATTATACAATAA
- a CDS encoding T9SS type A sorting domain-containing protein has protein sequence MKTKLLTLFFLGIISVNAQITHNLDWRIGIGTSIDLTIDTGDTVIWTWTDSAPHTVTNKSGSAEVFDSGTITGNEMTYSKTFTVVGTNPYQCDIHPGSMAGTITVENALGIDDFLLNSFSISPNPARSYIKLDSPSQLIIDNVKVFDVLGKEIYSKNKLEEQINISNFSKGIYILKVSSLGKIKTIRLIKI, from the coding sequence ATGAAAACAAAATTACTAACACTATTTTTTTTAGGAATAATAAGTGTAAACGCACAAATAACGCATAATCTAGATTGGAGAATTGGTATCGGAACAAGTATAGATTTAACCATTGATACTGGGGATACTGTTATTTGGACCTGGACCGATAGCGCACCTCATACCGTAACCAATAAATCTGGTAGCGCAGAAGTTTTTGATAGTGGAACAATTACAGGAAATGAAATGACTTATTCCAAAACGTTTACAGTTGTAGGAACAAACCCATACCAATGTGACATTCACCCTGGAAGTATGGCAGGTACAATAACAGTAGAAAATGCTCTAGGAATTGATGATTTTTTATTAAACAGCTTTTCTATTTCACCTAATCCTGCACGTTCTTATATTAAGTTAGATTCACCTTCACAATTAATTATCGATAATGTAAAGGTATTTGATGTTTTGGGAAAAGAAATTTATTCAAAAAATAAATTAGAAGAGCAAATAAATATATCAAATTTTAGCAAAGGCATATATATACTAAAAGTTTCATCCCTAGGAAAAATAAAAACAATCCGTTTGATAAAAATCTAA
- a CDS encoding DUF5777 family beta-barrel protein gives MKYTLIALFLIPIITFSQNDLLDEIDSDSTGSDYATAAFKGLKIVNFESTKLVAKKDFTFIVSHRFGSLKNGIDTFFGLDEAVTRLNFVFGITDGLNIGVSRSSFLKIYDVSFKYRLLRQKEGGFPFTVVGYNSILINTALDKDNLPLLEFKHRLGYTAQLLISKKIDSNLSVEIAPTFFHDNYVVVNEQDNSQFAVGLGGRYKLTKRWSLNADYGWHLNRVSNSPFKNPLSVGVDLETGGHVFQMHFTNAQAMNTNGFLGQGTGDWGDGDIYFGFNLSRQF, from the coding sequence ATGAAATATACTTTAATAGCACTTTTTCTTATCCCAATAATAACCTTTTCCCAAAACGATTTATTAGACGAAATTGATTCAGATTCGACGGGTTCAGATTATGCAACGGCCGCCTTTAAAGGGCTAAAGATTGTTAATTTTGAATCCACAAAACTAGTCGCAAAAAAAGACTTCACCTTTATTGTATCGCATAGATTCGGTAGCCTTAAAAATGGTATAGATACCTTCTTCGGTCTTGATGAAGCCGTAACGCGCTTAAATTTTGTTTTTGGAATTACTGATGGATTAAATATTGGTGTTTCAAGAAGTTCTTTTTTAAAGATTTATGATGTTTCCTTTAAATATAGACTCCTTAGACAGAAAGAAGGCGGATTCCCATTTACAGTTGTAGGATATAATTCTATTCTAATAAATACTGCTTTAGATAAGGACAATTTACCTTTACTTGAGTTTAAACATCGCTTAGGATATACCGCGCAATTATTGATATCCAAAAAAATAGATTCTAATTTATCAGTGGAAATAGCACCTACTTTCTTCCATGATAATTATGTAGTGGTTAACGAACAAGATAATTCGCAATTTGCAGTAGGCCTTGGAGGGCGCTATAAACTTACCAAACGCTGGTCCTTAAATGCAGATTACGGTTGGCACTTAAACAGAGTGAGTAATTCCCCGTTCAAAAACCCGTTATCTGTGGGAGTAGATTTGGAAACTGGAGGGCATGTATTCCAGATGCATTTTACCAATGCCCAAGCTATGAACACCAATGGTTTTTTAGGCCAAGGAACTGGCGATTGGGGAGATGGTGATATCTATTTTGGATTTAATTTAAGCAGACAATTTTAA
- a CDS encoding YceI family protein — MRKLLFLFALIHLNCFAQNKYLTRTGTVGFEASVASFEEVKATNSSATAIINSENNEFAALVLVKGFRFKNALMEEHFNENYAESDKYPKATFKGKIIGESNNYQIDGTLSFHGKSKQIHAIPIRCLVKNEIIKISGDFDVNVSDFDIKIPKIVQDKVSESVHVSFAFDLKKK, encoded by the coding sequence ATGAGAAAGCTACTATTTTTATTTGCCCTAATACATTTAAATTGCTTTGCGCAAAATAAATACTTAACAAGAACCGGAACCGTTGGTTTTGAGGCATCTGTTGCATCATTTGAAGAAGTTAAAGCAACCAATAGTTCGGCTACGGCAATTATTAATTCTGAAAATAATGAATTTGCAGCTTTAGTTTTGGTAAAAGGCTTCCGATTTAAAAATGCGCTTATGGAAGAGCATTTTAATGAAAATTATGCCGAATCTGATAAATATCCCAAAGCGACTTTTAAAGGAAAAATAATTGGTGAATCAAACAATTATCAAATAGATGGAACCTTGTCATTTCATGGAAAATCCAAACAAATACATGCGATCCCTATAAGGTGTTTAGTCAAAAATGAAATAATTAAAATTTCTGGAGACTTTGATGTTAATGTTTCCGATTTTGATATCAAAATCCCTAAGATAGTTCAGGACAAAGTTTCTGAAAGTGTTCATGTTTCATTTGCTTTTGACCTCAAAAAGAAATGA